In Microtus ochrogaster isolate Prairie Vole_2 chromosome 4, MicOch1.0, whole genome shotgun sequence, one genomic interval encodes:
- the Tmem250 gene encoding transmembrane protein 250 codes for MPVMPIPRRVRSFHGPHTTCLHAACGPVRTSHLARTKYNNFDVYVKTRWLYGFIRFLLYFSCSLFTAALWGALAALFCLQYLGVRVLLRFQLKLSVLLLLLGRRRVDFRLMNELLIYGIHVTMLLVGGLGWCFMVFVDM; via the coding sequence ATGCCGGTCATGCCCATCCCGCGGCGGGTGCGCTCCTTCCACGGCCCGCACACCACCTGCCTGCATGCAGCCTGCGGGCCAGTGAGGACCTCTCACCTGGCCCGCACCAAGTACAACAACTTCGATGTGTACGTCAAGACCCGCTGGCTCTACGGCTTTATCCGCTTCCTGCTCTACTTCAGCTGCAGCCTCTTCACAGCGGCCCTCTGGGGCGCTCTGGCCGCGCTCTTCTGCCTGCAGTACCTGGGAGTCCGCGTGCTGCTGCGCTTCCAGCTCAAGCTGtcggtgctgctgctgctgctggggcgGAGGCGTGTGGACTTCCGCCTCATGAACGAGCTGCTCATCTATGGCATCCATGTGACCATGCTGCTAGTTGGGGGTCTGGGCTGGTGCTTCAT